Proteins encoded together in one Bacteroides ovatus window:
- the tsf gene encoding translation elongation factor Ts, translating to MAVSMADITKLRKMTGAGMMDCKNALTEAEGDFDKAMEIIRKKGQAVAAKRSEREASEGCVLAKTTGDRAVIVALKCETDFVAQNADFVKLTQDILDLAVANKCATLDEVKALPMGNGTVQDAVTDRSGITGEKMELDGYMTVEGVCTAVYNHMNRNGLCTIVAFNKEVNEQLAKQIAMQIAAMNPIAIDEDGVSEEVKQKEIEVAIEKTKAEQVQKAVEAALKKANINPAHVDSEEHMDSNMAKGWITAEDVAKAKEIIATVSAEKAAHLPEQMIQNIAKGRLGKFLKEVCLLNQEDIMDGKKTVREVLAAADPELKIVDFKRFTLKAE from the coding sequence ATGGCTGTAAGTATGGCTGATATTACCAAGCTGCGCAAAATGACCGGAGCTGGTATGATGGATTGCAAAAACGCGTTGACTGAAGCTGAAGGCGATTTCGACAAGGCAATGGAAATTATCCGTAAGAAAGGACAAGCTGTTGCTGCTAAGCGTTCAGAACGTGAAGCTTCTGAAGGTTGCGTTTTGGCTAAAACTACCGGTGACCGTGCTGTTATCGTTGCTTTGAAGTGTGAAACTGACTTTGTGGCTCAGAATGCTGATTTCGTGAAACTGACTCAGGATATTCTTGATCTTGCTGTGGCTAATAAATGCGCTACTTTGGACGAAGTAAAAGCATTGCCGATGGGTAACGGTACTGTACAGGATGCAGTGACTGACCGTAGCGGTATCACAGGTGAGAAAATGGAACTGGATGGTTACATGACTGTAGAAGGTGTATGCACTGCTGTTTACAATCACATGAACAGAAATGGTCTTTGCACGATTGTTGCTTTCAACAAGGAAGTGAACGAGCAGTTGGCTAAGCAAATAGCTATGCAGATTGCTGCCATGAACCCGATTGCTATTGATGAAGATGGCGTTTCTGAAGAAGTAAAACAGAAAGAAATTGAAGTTGCTATTGAGAAGACAAAAGCAGAACAGGTACAGAAAGCTGTAGAGGCTGCTCTGAAGAAAGCTAACATCAACCCGGCTCATGTGGACAGCGAAGAACACATGGATAGCAACATGGCTAAAGGATGGATTACTGCTGAAGATGTAGCGAAAGCAAAAGAAATCATTGCTACTGTTTCTGCAGAGAAGGCTGCACATCTGCCTGAACAAATGATTCAGAACATCGCGAAAGGTCGTCTGGGCAAGTTCTTGAAAGAAGTTTGCTTATTGAACCAGGAAGATATCATGGACGGTAAGAAAACTGTAAGAGAAGTGTTGGCTGCTGCTGACCCTGAACTGAAGATTGTTGATTTCAAGCGTTTCACTTTGAAAGCTGAATAA
- a CDS encoding TlpA family protein disulfide reductase, whose amino-acid sequence MRKVTLFCAVTLFSLLSFAQDNNADIVKVGDSMPAFTLHSTVNGTVNSEDLKGKVVLINIFATWCGPCQSELAEVQKTLWPKYKDNKDFCMLVIGREHTDDQLTKYNKRKGFTFPLYPDPKREVTGKFASQYIPRSYLIDKEGKVISATVGYKKEEMDKLMKEIDKALK is encoded by the coding sequence ATGAGAAAAGTAACATTATTCTGTGCAGTAACGTTATTCTCACTGTTGTCATTTGCACAAGACAACAATGCTGATATCGTCAAGGTAGGCGATAGTATGCCTGCTTTCACCCTTCATTCAACAGTGAACGGTACTGTAAACTCCGAGGACCTGAAAGGGAAAGTTGTATTAATCAATATTTTCGCTACTTGGTGTGGTCCTTGCCAAAGCGAACTGGCTGAAGTTCAAAAAACACTCTGGCCTAAATATAAGGACAACAAAGATTTCTGCATGTTAGTAATCGGACGCGAACATACCGACGATCAATTAACGAAATACAACAAGCGCAAAGGGTTTACATTTCCTCTCTACCCGGACCCGAAACGGGAAGTCACAGGTAAGTTTGCCAGTCAATACATTCCCAGAAGTTACTTAATCGACAAAGAAGGGAAAGTGATATCCGCCACTGTCGGTTATAAAAAAGAAGAAATGGACAAGCTGATGAAGGAAATAGACAAGGCATTGAAATAA
- a CDS encoding translation initiation factor yields the protein MKNNDWKDRLNVVYSTNPDFGYEMDNDEEQVTLDKAKQNLRVSIDKKNRGGKVVTLITGFIGTENDLKELGKLLKSKCGVGGSAKDGEIMVQGDFKTKIIELLIKEGYARTKGIGG from the coding sequence ATGAAAAATAATGATTGGAAAGATAGATTAAACGTAGTGTATTCCACGAATCCAGACTTCGGCTATGAAATGGATAATGATGAAGAGCAGGTCACCCTAGACAAAGCCAAACAAAACCTGCGAGTTTCCATTGACAAAAAGAATCGGGGCGGTAAAGTGGTCACATTAATTACCGGATTTATAGGTACGGAAAACGACTTGAAAGAGCTGGGTAAGCTACTGAAAAGCAAATGTGGAGTAGGCGGATCGGCTAAAGACGGAGAGATTATGGTACAAGGAGATTTCAAAACCAAAATCATAGAGCTGCTCATTAAAGAAGGATATGCCAGAACAAAAGGTATAGGAGGTTAA
- a CDS encoding redox-sensing transcriptional repressor Rex, translating into MSTSIRKEADKVPEPTLRRLPWYLSNIKLMKEKGEQYVSSTQISKEINIDASQIAKDLSYVNISGRTRVGYNIDALIEVLESFLGFTNMHKAFLFGVGSLGAALLRDSGLHHFGLEIVAAFDVNPELVGKDLNGIPIFHSDDFEAKMKEYDVNIGVLTVPINIAQEITDKMVDGGIKAVWNFTPFRIRVPENIVVQNTSLYAHLAVMFNRLNFNEK; encoded by the coding sequence ATGAGCACATCTATACGAAAAGAGGCGGATAAAGTGCCGGAGCCTACCTTGCGCAGACTTCCCTGGTATCTGTCTAATATAAAACTAATGAAAGAAAAAGGAGAACAGTACGTCTCTTCTACACAAATCTCTAAAGAAATAAATATTGACGCTTCTCAAATCGCCAAGGATTTATCCTACGTCAATATCTCCGGGCGCACGAGAGTAGGGTATAACATTGATGCGCTGATTGAAGTGTTGGAGAGTTTTCTTGGATTTACCAATATGCACAAAGCCTTCTTGTTTGGTGTAGGTAGCTTGGGAGCTGCTTTGCTTCGGGATTCGGGTTTGCATCATTTCGGGCTGGAGATTGTGGCAGCTTTTGATGTGAATCCGGAATTGGTGGGAAAAGACTTGAATGGTATTCCTATTTTTCACTCCGATGACTTTGAGGCAAAGATGAAAGAATACGATGTAAATATCGGTGTATTGACCGTACCTATTAATATTGCTCAGGAAATTACAGATAAGATGGTAGACGGAGGCATAAAAGCCGTATGGAACTTTACTCCTTTCCGAATCCGTGTACCCGAGAATATAGTGGTGCAGAATACGTCTCTATATGCTCATTTGGCTGTTATGTTTAACCGATTGAATTTTAACGAGAAATAA
- a CDS encoding fumarylacetoacetate hydrolase family protein → MKIIAVGMNYAQHNKELGHTQVNTEPVIFMKPDSAILKDGKPFFIPDFSKEIHYETELVVRINRLGKNIAPRFANRYYDAVTVGIDFTARDLQRKFREQGNPWELCKGFDSSAAIGTFVPVEHYKDIQNLDFHLLIDGKEVQRGCTADMLFKIDDIIAYVSQFVTLKIGDLLFTGTPVGVGPVSIGQRLQGYLEGEKLLDFYIR, encoded by the coding sequence ATGAAGATTATTGCAGTAGGAATGAACTACGCCCAGCATAACAAAGAACTGGGACATACACAAGTAAATACGGAGCCGGTGATTTTTATGAAGCCTGATTCTGCTATTCTGAAGGATGGCAAACCGTTTTTCATTCCCGACTTTTCTAAAGAGATACATTATGAAACGGAGCTGGTGGTTCGTATTAATCGATTGGGGAAAAATATAGCTCCCCGCTTTGCTAACCGTTATTATGATGCAGTGACTGTAGGGATCGACTTTACGGCTCGTGACCTTCAGCGAAAGTTCCGTGAGCAGGGTAATCCCTGGGAGCTTTGCAAAGGTTTTGATTCGTCGGCTGCTATTGGAACTTTTGTTCCGGTGGAGCACTATAAGGATATTCAGAATCTTGACTTTCATTTGTTGATCGACGGTAAGGAAGTGCAGCGCGGTTGTACGGCAGATATGCTTTTCAAGATAGATGATATAATCGCTTATGTAAGCCAGTTTGTAACTTTGAAAATTGGTGACTTGCTCTTTACTGGGACTCCTGTGGGTGTAGGTCCTGTTAGTATCGGACAGCGTTTGCAAGGTTATCTGGAGGGAGAAAAACTGCTGGATTTCTATATTCGTTGA